Part of the Sporomusa termitida genome, CAAAAGGAAATGGCCTTGATTTTAAATTGCAGTCAAAGAGTGTATAGTAATTATGAGCGGGGCGACTTAGATATTCCAACTGAAATACTAATAAAGCTGGCCAATTTTTATAATGTTAGTATAGACTATATTCTTAATCGAACAGACGTAAAAACCCCTTGAAAACAATATTTTATTGGCAAAGGGCTGTTAAGAACGTTTAACAAGCCTCGCTCTCCGGGAACGGAGGGCGCCGGTTCGATTCCTGCCGGGCGCACCAAAAGAGCGT contains:
- a CDS encoding helix-turn-helix domain-containing protein, producing MALILNCSQRVYSNYERGDLDIPTEILIKLANFYNVSIDYILNRTDVKTP